DNA sequence from the Streptomyces sp. HUAS 15-9 genome:
GCCCGCAGCAGCAGTTCGGTGCCGCGGCAGACGGGATCCACGAGGTTCTCGAGGTCCCAGTGACGGAGGTGGGCGGCCAGGATGCGGCTGACCTGTCCGACCCGTTCGGGGCTGACTTCCACGTCGAGGTGGTAGTAGCAGGGCACTGCGGTCTTCATCGTCGCTTGCTCCTCACCGGCGAAGCTGCCGCTCGTTCTCGCCCCCGCAGGCAATGGCCCCGATCACCGAGCGTCGAGCACTGATCGCTCCTGAGTCAGATCCACAGTGCGGGTACTACGCCATTCGTGCAACACGAGAGCACTCGAGTGGTGATTGAAGATCCAACAAGACGCTGAGTCGTCACACGTGCACCATGAGTGAAAGTGCCTCGATCGCCGTAACGGTTCCGTGCCTCTCCGTGCACGGAGGCCACCCGACCGTCGGGAAACGCGCCCAGTCGAGAGCGTGGAGGGTGAAGAGGGCCATGCTGCTACCCGCTAAGGCCGAAGTGGCCAGGCAGTTGCGGCGGTACCGGGCGTGGGAACGCGTGATGCTCGCCTCTCCGTCGGACCGCGAGGTGCGGGCCACGTTCGAGGACTCGGGCTACACGCTGTGCGTGCTGATGGGCAAGCGGTGCGCCCGGGAGGCAGCCGACGCCGCCGAGCGCTATCTGCGCTCCAGTCTGGGCAGCTACCTGCAGGAGCAGGGCGGGCGGCCCCATGGGAGCGGCGCGGCGCGACGGGCTCCGCCGTGGGACCGGCGTTCCGGTGCCAGGAGGCACTGACCTTCCGGTGTCATTCGGATTCCCAGCCGGGCCCGGGGCCCGGCTTCGCGCACGGCGGAGGTGAGACCCATGAGTTCGACCCCGGCCATCGGCCGAGTTCCGGTTCGCGACGTCCGGCCGGCCGTGGAGTGCGGCAGGCGCCCGGCGAAGGCGGTGACCGGGGAGACGTTCGAGGTCTCGGCCACCGTGTTCCGTGAGGGCCAGGACGCCGTCGGCGCGAACGTCGTGCTGCGCGACCCCGAGGGCCGCACCGGACCCTGGACACCGATGCGTGAACTCGCCCCGGGCACCGACCGCTGGGGCGCGGAGGTCACCCCGGACGCGACGGGCCACTGGACGTACACGGTGGAGGCCTGGAGCGATCCGGTGGCCACCTGGCGCCGGACCGCCCGCATCAAGGTCCCGGCGGGCATCGACACCGGGCTGGTTCTGGAGGAGGGCATGGACCTCCACACCCGGGCCGCCTCCGGGGTGCCCGAGGGCCCCGAGCGCGAGGCGGTCCTAGCCGCCGCCCGGGCGCTGGGCAACGACTCGCTCTCCCTTCAGGCCCGTCTCGGTGCGGCGTTGGCGCCGGAGGTGGACGGGGTGCTGGCGCGGTATCCGCTGCGGGAGCTGGTGACCGCGTCGGAGCCGATGCCGCTGCTGGTGGAGCGTGAACGCGCGTTGTACGGCTCGTGGTACGAGTTCTTCCCGCGCTCGGAGGGCACGCCCCAGCAGCCGCACGGCACGTTCCGTACCGCCGCGCGGCGTCTGGAGGCGATCGCCGCGATGGGCTTCGACGTGGTCTACCTCCCGCCGATCCACCCGATCGGGACGACGTTCCGCAAGGGCCGCAACAACACCCTGACCGCCGGCCCCGACGACGTCGGCGTGCCCTGGGCGATCGGCTCCCCCGAGGGCGGCCACGACGCCGTCCACCCCGGCCTGGGCACCCTGGAGGACTTCGACCGCTTCGTGGACCGGGCCCGCGGACTGGGTCTGGAGGTGGCGCTCGACTTCGCGCTGCAGTGCTCCCCGGACCACCCCTGGGTGCACAAGCACCCCGAGTGGTTCCACCACCGCCCCGACGGCACGATCGCCCACGCGGAGAACCCGCCCAAGAAGTACCAGGACATCTACCCCATCGCCTTCGACACCGACCTGGACGGACTGGTCGCCGAG
Encoded proteins:
- a CDS encoding DUF5133 domain-containing protein; this translates as MLLPAKAEVARQLRRYRAWERVMLASPSDREVRATFEDSGYTLCVLMGKRCAREAADAAERYLRSSLGSYLQEQGGRPHGSGAARRAPPWDRRSGARRH
- a CDS encoding alpha-1,4-glucan--maltose-1-phosphate maltosyltransferase; amino-acid sequence: MSSTPAIGRVPVRDVRPAVECGRRPAKAVTGETFEVSATVFREGQDAVGANVVLRDPEGRTGPWTPMRELAPGTDRWGAEVTPDATGHWTYTVEAWSDPVATWRRTARIKVPAGIDTGLVLEEGMDLHTRAASGVPEGPEREAVLAAARALGNDSLSLQARLGAALAPEVDGVLARYPLRELVTASEPMPLLVERERALYGSWYEFFPRSEGTPQQPHGTFRTAARRLEAIAAMGFDVVYLPPIHPIGTTFRKGRNNTLTAGPDDVGVPWAIGSPEGGHDAVHPGLGTLEDFDRFVDRARGLGLEVALDFALQCSPDHPWVHKHPEWFHHRPDGTIAHAENPPKKYQDIYPIAFDTDLDGLVAETLRVLRHWMAHGVRIFRVDNPHTKPVMFWERVIADVNASDPDVLFLAEAFTRPAMMHTLAQIGFQQSYTYFTWRNTKQELTEYLTELSGEAAAYMRPNFFANTPDILHAYLQHGGRPAFEVRAVLAATLSPAWGIYSGYELCENTPLRQGGEEYLDSEKYQLKARDWAAAERDGHTITPLITRLNTIRRHHPALRQLRNLRFHSTDNDAVIAYSKRTGSDTVVVVANLDPHHTQEATVSLDMPRLGLDWHESVPVRDELTDETYQWGRTNYVRLTPGRAPAHVLHVERSSVSPQIGGPRAS